The Archangium lipolyticum genome contains a region encoding:
- a CDS encoding SIR2 family NAD-dependent protein deacylase, producing the protein MSAKLKRQIEQAAEWLAASQHAVAFTGAGISTDSGLPDFRGPDGVWTRRDAGLPPPRWGKPASQIRPNVAHHSLVELERMGKIHFLISQNVDNLHLESGFPADKLAELHGNGKLMRCLGCDSRFSLGQVGWDRRVWGEGYRTQPPMKGQPRCPMCKGRIISSVVNFGDPLPAKEIERSFAESEQSDVFFAIGSSLVVSPANEMPRVALEMGARLILLNRGETPFDELAHLRIEAGIGEVLPPVVERVKQLLGEDTQASGNGRH; encoded by the coding sequence ATGAGCGCCAAGCTGAAACGACAGATCGAACAGGCCGCCGAGTGGCTCGCGGCCAGCCAGCACGCGGTGGCCTTCACCGGCGCGGGCATCAGCACCGACTCGGGCCTGCCCGACTTCCGCGGTCCCGACGGCGTCTGGACGCGCCGCGACGCCGGCCTGCCTCCGCCCAGATGGGGCAAGCCCGCCTCGCAGATCCGCCCCAACGTCGCGCACCACTCGCTCGTCGAGCTGGAGCGGATGGGAAAGATCCACTTCCTCATCTCGCAGAACGTGGACAACCTGCACCTGGAGTCCGGCTTCCCGGCGGACAAGCTCGCGGAGCTGCACGGCAACGGCAAGCTGATGCGCTGCCTGGGCTGCGACAGCCGCTTCAGCCTCGGCCAGGTGGGCTGGGACCGGCGGGTCTGGGGCGAGGGCTACCGCACGCAGCCTCCCATGAAGGGCCAGCCGCGCTGCCCCATGTGCAAGGGCCGCATCATCTCCTCGGTGGTGAACTTCGGGGACCCCCTGCCCGCGAAGGAGATCGAAAGGTCCTTCGCGGAGTCCGAGCAGTCCGACGTGTTCTTCGCGATCGGCTCGTCGCTGGTGGTGTCGCCGGCCAACGAGATGCCGCGCGTCGCGCTGGAGATGGGCGCCCGGCTCATCCTCCTCAACCGGGGCGAGACGCCCTTCGACGAGCTGGCCCACCTGCGCATCGAAGCGGGCATCGGCGAGGTGCTGCCCCCGGTCGTCGAGCGGGTGAAGCAACTGCTGGGCGAGGACACCCAGGCCTCCGGGAACGGCCGCCACTGA